A single genomic interval of Noviherbaspirillum saxi harbors:
- a CDS encoding branched-chain amino acid ABC transporter substrate-binding protein, whose product MRKAIAGISIAVLGAFSALTSPIASAQETLKVAFIDPLSGPFADVGELMLSHIRFAVEDINAKGGVLNGVKLDLMTLDNKLSAQESLTALQAAIDAGARVVFTGGSGSSAVGAMVEAANKHNDRNPDKAILIVNHSSIDPDLTGKNCSFWHFTTEASTAMKMKALTSFMKEKQDIKKVYLLNQDYAHGRVWAKLGKEMLAGARSDVQFVGEDFHPIGKVKDFSPYVAKIKATGADTIITGNWGGDLNLFIKAAADAGMNLRYVNHSAGALPGSVFAVSQAKLGQLTWVGEWHQNVDSPKVAPIAAAYKQRFNKPFLAPRMDLTPRIVAAAINKANSTSPLKIALALEGMTYPSIIGDVTMRKDDHQLLLPQTVSTVVPADGKTVKFGVEGTNYGFRTEAVLDGKDLALPTECKMRRPAGA is encoded by the coding sequence ATGAGAAAGGCAATCGCGGGAATATCAATCGCCGTACTGGGTGCATTCAGTGCGTTGACCAGCCCGATCGCATCGGCGCAGGAAACCCTCAAGGTCGCGTTCATCGATCCGCTAAGCGGTCCCTTTGCCGATGTCGGCGAACTCATGCTGTCGCACATACGCTTCGCGGTGGAGGACATCAACGCCAAGGGCGGCGTGCTGAATGGCGTCAAGCTCGACCTGATGACGCTGGATAACAAACTATCAGCACAGGAAAGTCTGACGGCGTTGCAGGCCGCGATCGATGCCGGTGCACGCGTGGTGTTCACCGGCGGATCGGGATCATCGGCAGTCGGCGCCATGGTCGAGGCAGCGAACAAGCATAACGACCGCAATCCCGATAAGGCGATCCTGATCGTCAACCATTCGTCCATCGATCCCGACCTGACAGGGAAGAACTGCAGCTTCTGGCATTTCACGACGGAAGCCAGTACCGCCATGAAGATGAAGGCGCTCACCAGCTTCATGAAAGAAAAGCAGGACATCAAGAAGGTCTATCTGCTCAATCAGGATTATGCGCATGGCCGGGTCTGGGCAAAACTCGGCAAGGAAATGTTGGCCGGCGCGCGCTCCGACGTGCAGTTTGTCGGCGAGGATTTTCATCCTATCGGCAAGGTCAAGGATTTTTCGCCGTATGTCGCCAAGATCAAGGCCACTGGCGCCGATACGATCATTACCGGAAACTGGGGCGGCGACCTCAATCTGTTCATCAAGGCGGCTGCCGATGCCGGAATGAACCTGCGGTATGTCAATCACAGTGCGGGCGCGCTGCCCGGTTCGGTGTTCGCCGTGTCGCAGGCAAAACTGGGGCAGCTGACCTGGGTTGGCGAATGGCATCAGAATGTCGACAGTCCCAAGGTCGCGCCTATCGCGGCGGCATACAAGCAACGTTTCAACAAGCCCTTTCTCGCGCCGCGCATGGACCTGACGCCGCGCATCGTCGCCGCGGCGATCAACAAGGCGAACTCCACTTCGCCGCTCAAGATCGCGTTGGCACTGGAAGGCATGACTTATCCCTCGATCATCGGCGACGTCACCATGCGCAAGGATGACCATCAACTGCTCTTGCCGCAAACGGTGTCCACGGTAGTTCCGGCAGACGGCAAGACAGTCAAGTTCGGGGTCGAAGGAACCAACTATGGTTTCCGGACCGAGGCCGTGCTGGATGGCAAAGACCTCGCGCTGCCGACCGAATGCAAGATGCGCCGTCCGGCCGGCGCCTGA
- a CDS encoding carboxyl transferase domain-containing protein gives MTIRSLLIANRGEIAIRIARAAAESGIRTVAVYSEDDAHSLHLRKTDAIHPLRGKGASVYLDIVQIVEAARANDCDAIHPGYGFLSENAELARRCAEHGVLFVGPSVEVLELFGDKAKARELARRESVPVVAGTQGAASLDEIRTFMASLGSSGAIMIKALAGGGGRGMRAVYDPDDLAAAYERCRSEALAAFGNGKLYAEELVGKARHIEVQIIGDGSGQVSHLWERECTLQRRHQKLVEMAPSPSLSAGVRQRILDAAVRLASAVAYRGIGTFEFLVDAQEDGDDARFTFMEANPRLQVEHTVTEEVTGIDLVKTQLRIAGGESLAMLGLNQKDVPPPRGIAIQLRINMESMDVQGNAIPSGGRITAFEPPSGPGIRIDTFGYTGYVTSPNFDSLLAKQITSSGTTRFEDALNKAYHALSEFRIDGVTTNIAFLQNLLSHPDVKANRVYTRFVEEQMAALLAIDPTDHRKLYFDSANSEVHAEQDRLANVNAPSGTVAVAAPMQGSVVAVDVAEGDTVHAGQQIAVLEAMKMEHIATADISGFVRKIAVKKGDVLFHKQPMLYIEPADIDNAQAADDVDMDLDHLRADLAEAKERHAIGLDARRPDAVARRRKTGQRTARENIADLCDEDSFIEYGALAIAAQRRRRSLEELIAISPADGLVAGIGSVNGAMFDEQKSRCMVMSYDYTVFAGTQGMMNHKKTDRMFQLAQEWKLPVVLFAEGGGGRPGDTDAMLVAGLDVMSFINFARLSGLVPRVGIVSGRCFAGNAAFLGCCDVIIATRNATIGMGGPAMIEGGGLGVYQPEQVGPVTMQAPNGVIDIVVDDEEQAVQVTKQYLSYFQGTVANWDCADQRRLRQLIPENRLRVYDIRTVIDTLADTGSVLELRHQFGTGIVTALVRIEGRPFGLIANNPAHLGGAIDADAADKAARFMQLCDAFDLPIVSLCDTPGFMVGPEAEKTAMVRHVSRMFVTAGSIDVPFFTIVLRKGYGLGAQAMAGGSFHAPFFTVAWPSGEFGAMGLEGAVRLGYRKELEAVSDPVERKALFDKMVAASYESGKAINMASFLEIDDVIDPAESRRWVMRGLRSAPRPVPREGKKRPFVDTW, from the coding sequence ATGACCATACGTTCCCTGCTTATCGCCAACCGAGGCGAAATCGCCATTCGCATCGCACGCGCCGCCGCCGAATCAGGCATTCGCACCGTCGCCGTCTATTCCGAAGACGACGCGCATTCCCTTCACTTGCGCAAGACGGATGCGATCCATCCTTTGCGCGGAAAAGGTGCAAGCGTCTATCTCGATATTGTGCAAATCGTGGAGGCCGCACGCGCCAATGACTGCGACGCCATCCATCCCGGGTATGGTTTCCTGAGCGAGAACGCAGAACTCGCGCGGCGCTGCGCCGAGCATGGCGTGCTGTTTGTCGGCCCTTCCGTCGAAGTGCTGGAATTGTTTGGCGATAAGGCCAAGGCGCGTGAACTGGCGCGGCGCGAATCGGTACCTGTGGTCGCCGGCACGCAGGGTGCGGCTTCGCTTGACGAGATACGGACATTCATGGCTTCGCTCGGCAGCAGCGGCGCAATCATGATCAAGGCGCTTGCCGGCGGCGGTGGACGCGGCATGCGTGCGGTCTACGATCCTGACGATCTTGCAGCTGCGTATGAGCGTTGCCGGTCCGAAGCGCTGGCTGCATTCGGCAATGGCAAACTGTATGCGGAAGAGCTGGTTGGCAAAGCCCGTCACATAGAGGTCCAGATCATCGGCGACGGCAGCGGACAGGTCAGCCATCTCTGGGAACGGGAATGCACGCTGCAAAGGCGGCATCAGAAACTGGTCGAAATGGCGCCGAGCCCGTCGCTATCGGCTGGCGTGCGACAACGAATACTCGATGCTGCCGTCAGATTGGCAAGTGCAGTGGCCTATCGCGGCATTGGCACGTTTGAATTCCTGGTGGATGCACAGGAAGATGGCGACGATGCGCGTTTCACTTTCATGGAAGCCAACCCGCGCCTGCAGGTCGAGCATACCGTCACCGAAGAAGTCACCGGCATCGATCTGGTCAAGACCCAGCTGCGCATTGCCGGCGGCGAGTCGCTGGCAATGCTGGGATTGAACCAGAAAGACGTGCCTCCACCGCGCGGCATCGCGATCCAGTTGCGCATCAACATGGAGAGCATGGATGTACAAGGCAATGCGATACCGTCCGGCGGCCGGATTACCGCGTTCGAGCCACCATCGGGGCCGGGAATACGTATCGATACGTTTGGCTATACCGGCTATGTGACGAGCCCGAATTTCGATTCACTGCTGGCGAAACAGATCACCAGCAGCGGCACGACACGCTTTGAAGATGCATTAAACAAAGCCTATCACGCCCTGTCGGAGTTCAGGATAGACGGCGTAACCACCAACATCGCTTTCCTGCAAAATCTGTTGAGCCATCCCGACGTGAAAGCCAACCGGGTATACACCCGCTTTGTCGAAGAGCAGATGGCGGCATTGCTGGCTATCGATCCGACGGATCACCGAAAGCTTTACTTCGATAGCGCGAACAGCGAGGTTCATGCTGAACAGGATAGGCTTGCAAATGTGAATGCGCCGAGCGGCACGGTGGCAGTCGCCGCACCAATGCAGGGCTCCGTCGTCGCGGTCGACGTCGCCGAAGGGGACACCGTCCACGCAGGCCAGCAGATCGCCGTACTGGAAGCAATGAAGATGGAACACATCGCAACGGCGGATATCAGCGGATTCGTCCGAAAGATTGCTGTGAAAAAAGGCGACGTCCTGTTCCACAAGCAACCCATGCTCTATATCGAGCCGGCAGACATCGATAATGCGCAGGCGGCGGACGATGTCGACATGGATCTCGATCATCTGCGCGCCGATCTTGCCGAGGCAAAGGAAAGGCATGCAATAGGCCTGGACGCACGCCGACCCGACGCCGTCGCGCGACGACGCAAGACCGGTCAGCGTACTGCCCGCGAGAATATTGCGGACCTGTGCGATGAAGACAGCTTCATCGAATATGGCGCATTAGCGATCGCCGCCCAGCGGCGGCGGCGTTCGCTGGAAGAATTGATCGCCATCAGTCCCGCCGACGGCCTGGTCGCCGGCATTGGCAGCGTCAACGGTGCGATGTTCGATGAGCAGAAGTCGCGTTGCATGGTGATGTCGTACGACTACACGGTATTCGCGGGCACGCAAGGCATGATGAATCATAAGAAGACCGACCGCATGTTCCAGCTGGCACAAGAATGGAAGCTGCCGGTCGTGCTGTTTGCGGAAGGTGGCGGCGGACGACCGGGCGATACCGATGCGATGCTGGTTGCAGGACTTGATGTAATGTCCTTCATTAACTTCGCACGGCTGAGCGGACTGGTGCCGCGCGTGGGCATCGTATCGGGCCGCTGCTTTGCGGGCAATGCCGCGTTCCTCGGCTGCTGCGACGTCATCATTGCGACGCGCAACGCCACGATAGGCATGGGCGGACCCGCCATGATCGAAGGCGGTGGTCTCGGCGTCTATCAGCCGGAACAAGTCGGACCGGTGACCATGCAGGCACCGAATGGCGTGATCGATATCGTGGTCGATGATGAAGAGCAGGCGGTGCAAGTAACAAAGCAATACCTGTCTTACTTCCAGGGCACGGTCGCCAATTGGGATTGCGCAGACCAGCGCCGTCTGCGTCAGCTGATTCCGGAGAACCGCTTGCGCGTCTACGACATCCGCACGGTGATCGACACGCTGGCCGACACCGGTTCCGTGCTGGAACTGCGACATCAGTTCGGCACCGGCATCGTCACCGCGCTGGTGCGCATCGAAGGCCGCCCGTTCGGACTGATTGCCAACAATCCTGCTCATCTCGGTGGTGCGATAGATGCCGATGCCGCGGACAAGGCCGCGCGCTTCATGCAGTTATGCGACGCCTTCGACCTGCCTATCGTATCGCTTTGCGACACACCCGGCTTCATGGTCGGCCCCGAGGCGGAAAAGACGGCGATGGTCCGTCATGTGTCGCGCATGTTCGTCACCGCTGGCAGCATCGATGTGCCATTTTTTACGATTGTGCTGCGCAAGGGATACGGACTCGGTGCCCAGGCGATGGCCGGCGGCAGTTTTCATGCGCCGTTCTTTACCGTCGCCTGGCCAAGCGGCGAGTTCGGCGCAATGGGTCTGGAAGGTGCAGTGCGACTGGGCTATCGCAAGGAACTGGAAGCCGTGTCCGACCCGGTCGAGCGCAAGGCCTTGTTTGACAAAATGGTTGCCGCATCCTACGAGAGCGGGAAAGCGATCAACATGGCGTCGTTCCTGGAAATCGACGATGTCATCGATCCTGCCGAAAGCAGGCGCTGGGTGATGCGCGGGCTGCGTTCCGCGCCACGCCCTGTACCGCGCGAAGGCAAGAAGCGTCCCTTTGTCGACACATGGTAA
- a CDS encoding DNA-3-methyladenine glycosylase, producing the protein MKRNEKLPRAFYARDTIEVARDLLGKHLVHVCDGVERCGRIVETEAYIGAHDLASHSSKGITPRTSIMYGPPGHAYVYLIYGMHHCMNVVTETEGHGAAVLLRALEPVGPLEGSTKGPGLLCRAMGIDKSINGMDMLGDTLYIAEPSSQARFNIVARPRIGVAYAGEWAAADLRFYIEGNSYVSRK; encoded by the coding sequence ATGAAACGCAACGAAAAACTACCGCGCGCATTCTATGCCCGCGATACCATCGAAGTGGCGCGCGACCTGCTTGGCAAGCATCTGGTCCACGTCTGCGATGGCGTGGAACGTTGCGGGCGCATCGTCGAGACCGAAGCCTATATCGGCGCGCATGATCTGGCTTCCCATTCTTCGAAAGGCATCACTCCGCGCACCAGCATCATGTACGGCCCGCCGGGGCATGCCTATGTCTATCTGATCTATGGAATGCATCACTGCATGAATGTAGTAACGGAAACCGAGGGACATGGTGCAGCCGTTTTGCTGCGCGCGCTGGAGCCTGTCGGCCCGCTTGAAGGCAGCACGAAAGGCCCGGGCCTGCTTTGTCGTGCGATGGGTATAGACAAAAGCATCAACGGCATGGACATGTTGGGCGATACCCTGTATATCGCAGAACCGTCATCCCAAGCACGGTTCAATATCGTGGCCCGGCCACGCATCGGTGTTGCCTACGCGGGCGAATGGGCGGCAGCGGACCTGCGCTTTTATATTGAAGGAAATTCATACGTATCGCGTAAGTAG
- the scpA gene encoding methylmalonyl-CoA mutase, with the protein MTSTPLQSYPDYRSASLEEWKNAAARSAAGGTLDNLVWRTPEGIEVKPLYTAADVADLQFADTLPGFEPYLRGPQATMYAVRPWTIRQYAGFSTAEESNAFYRKALAAGGQGVSVAFDLATHRGYDSDHPRVAGDVGKAGVAIDSVEDMKILFNDIPLDKVSVSMTMNGAVLPVLAGYIVAAEEQGVAQEKLAGTIQNDILKEFMVRNTYIYPPEPSMRIIADIIGYTAQHMPKFNSISISGYHLQEAGANQALELAFTLADGKEYVKTTLASGLDVDVFAGRLSFFFAIGMNFYLEVAKLRAARLLWWRIMKEFSPKSAKSLMLRTHCQTSGWSLTEQDPYNNAVRTTIEAMAAVFGGTQSLHTNSFDEAIALPTDFSARIARNTQLIIQEETHITKVVDPWAGSYMMEKLTQDMADKAWALIDEVDRMGGMTKAVESGWAKLKIEASAAVKQARIDAGRDVIVGVNKYRLDKEDPVEIREIDNVAVRESQVARLKKLKATRNASEVEFALAALTEAARSGDGNLLDLSVKAIRARATVGEVSDALEKVFGRYRATIQSVSGVYGAQFDTDEGWAAMKKDINVFAAAEGRRPRIMIAKLGQDGHDRGAKVVATAFADLGFDVDLGPLFQTPEEAARQAIENDVHALGISTLAAGHKTLVPAIVRALKEQGADDIVVFVGGVIPAQDYDFLYSAGVQGIYGPGTPIPACAGDVLAKIRAALRVTA; encoded by the coding sequence ATGACTTCTACTCCGCTTCAATCGTATCCCGACTACCGTTCCGCCTCGCTGGAAGAATGGAAAAATGCCGCCGCCCGCTCCGCCGCCGGCGGTACGCTGGACAATCTGGTGTGGCGCACGCCGGAAGGCATCGAGGTCAAGCCGCTATACACGGCGGCCGATGTCGCGGATCTGCAGTTCGCCGACACGCTGCCCGGCTTCGAACCCTATCTGCGCGGGCCGCAGGCCACGATGTACGCCGTGCGGCCGTGGACCATCCGGCAGTACGCCGGTTTTTCTACTGCCGAAGAATCCAATGCCTTCTATCGGAAGGCGCTCGCGGCGGGCGGGCAGGGTGTGTCGGTGGCGTTCGACCTTGCCACGCATCGCGGTTACGATTCCGATCATCCACGCGTGGCCGGTGATGTCGGCAAGGCCGGCGTCGCGATCGATTCGGTGGAAGACATGAAAATCCTGTTCAACGATATTCCGCTCGACAAGGTATCGGTGTCGATGACGATGAACGGCGCGGTGTTGCCGGTGCTGGCCGGTTACATCGTTGCGGCCGAGGAGCAGGGTGTGGCGCAGGAGAAGCTGGCGGGCACCATACAGAACGACATCCTCAAGGAGTTCATGGTCCGCAACACCTACATCTATCCACCGGAACCGTCGATGCGCATCATTGCCGACATCATCGGCTACACGGCGCAACACATGCCGAAGTTCAACTCGATTTCGATTTCCGGCTACCACTTGCAGGAAGCTGGGGCGAATCAGGCGCTGGAACTCGCGTTCACGCTCGCTGACGGCAAGGAATACGTGAAGACGACGCTGGCGAGCGGACTCGACGTGGATGTGTTTGCCGGACGCCTCAGCTTTTTCTTCGCCATCGGCATGAACTTTTACCTGGAAGTGGCGAAGCTGCGTGCGGCGCGCCTGCTGTGGTGGCGCATCATGAAGGAGTTCTCGCCGAAGAGCGCGAAATCGCTGATGCTGCGTACGCATTGCCAGACCTCCGGCTGGTCGCTGACCGAGCAGGACCCGTATAACAATGCGGTCCGCACCACCATCGAGGCGATGGCGGCGGTGTTCGGCGGCACGCAATCGCTGCATACCAATTCCTTCGACGAGGCGATTGCGCTGCCTACCGATTTTTCGGCACGCATCGCGCGCAACACGCAGTTGATCATCCAGGAAGAGACGCATATCACCAAGGTCGTCGATCCCTGGGCTGGTTCCTACATGATGGAAAAGCTGACGCAGGACATGGCCGACAAGGCCTGGGCGCTGATCGACGAAGTGGACCGGATGGGTGGCATGACCAAGGCGGTGGAATCCGGCTGGGCCAAGCTCAAGATCGAGGCATCTGCCGCCGTAAAACAAGCGCGCATCGATGCCGGCCGCGACGTGATCGTCGGCGTCAACAAGTACCGGCTGGATAAGGAAGACCCGGTCGAGATCCGCGAAATCGACAATGTGGCGGTGCGCGAATCGCAGGTGGCGCGACTCAAGAAATTGAAGGCGACACGCAATGCCAGCGAAGTCGAATTCGCGCTGGCGGCCCTGACCGAAGCCGCGCGCAGCGGTGACGGTAATCTGCTTGACCTGAGCGTCAAGGCGATCCGCGCACGAGCCACTGTGGGAGAAGTCTCGGATGCGCTGGAAAAGGTATTCGGCCGCTACCGCGCGACGATACAGAGCGTTTCGGGCGTGTACGGTGCGCAGTTCGACACCGACGAGGGCTGGGCAGCGATGAAGAAGGACATCAACGTCTTCGCGGCCGCGGAAGGGCGGCGGCCGCGCATCATGATCGCCAAGCTCGGCCAGGACGGTCATGACCGTGGCGCCAAGGTGGTGGCGACTGCGTTCGCCGACCTCGGCTTCGACGTCGACCTCGGCCCGCTGTTCCAGACGCCGGAAGAAGCGGCGCGGCAGGCGATCGAGAACGACGTGCATGCGCTCGGCATTTCGACGCTGGCCGCTGGGCACAAGACGCTGGTGCCGGCCATCGTCCGCGCGCTGAAGGAGCAGGGTGCGGACGATATCGTGGTGTTCGTCGGCGGCGTCATCCCGGCGCAGGATTACGACTTCCTGTATAGCGCTGGCGTACAAGGTATCTACGGCCCGGGCACGCCGATTCCGGCTTGCGCCGGCGACGTGCTGGCGAAAATCCGCGCCGCGCTGCGCGTGACGGCATAA
- a CDS encoding malonate--CoA ligase, translated as MQNILPSSTDPVAWIDRAVKLHPDRAFILTAAGRTYTYEDMHVLSGRFATALAERGVEAGDRVAAQVDKSPEALMLYLGCLRLGAVFLPLNTAYTVAELKYFIGDAEPQVVVMRPDDRAAIRAIAKQLLVPHMETLGTDGDGSLMALAKSCNPSGFVRFDGDTDALAALLYTSGTTGRSKGAMLTRANLASNAAALVDAWRFTSSDVLLHALPIFHAHGLFIAANTMLACGGSMLFLEKFDADEVMRLLPLATAMMGIPTFYTRLLKHTGLTREATAHMRLFVSGSAPLLADTYREFEARTGHAILERYATTETLVNTSNPYDGPRLPGAVGTALPGTEIRITATENPALLNGPDSVGMIEVRGPNVFKGYWKMLEKTREEFREDNFFITGDLGKIDQRGYVHIVGRDKDLIITGGYNVYPKEVEGELDALQGVVESAVFGLPHKDFGEGVTAVVVMAENAPVDEVGMLKAMEGRLAKYKLPKRVLIVPELPRNTMGKVQKNVLRDLYADLYN; from the coding sequence ATGCAAAACATACTTCCTTCCTCCACCGATCCGGTCGCCTGGATCGATCGCGCGGTCAAGCTTCATCCTGACCGCGCATTCATCCTGACCGCTGCTGGCCGGACCTATACCTATGAAGACATGCACGTCCTGTCCGGCCGTTTCGCGACTGCGCTGGCCGAACGTGGCGTCGAAGCCGGCGACCGCGTCGCGGCCCAGGTCGACAAGTCGCCCGAAGCATTGATGCTGTATCTCGGTTGTCTGCGCCTGGGTGCGGTTTTCCTGCCGTTGAACACAGCCTACACGGTGGCCGAGCTGAAGTATTTCATCGGCGACGCAGAACCGCAGGTGGTGGTCATGCGTCCCGATGACCGCGCGGCGATCCGGGCAATCGCGAAACAGTTGCTGGTTCCGCATATGGAGACGTTGGGTACCGATGGCGACGGCTCGCTGATGGCACTAGCCAAAAGCTGCAATCCCTCCGGATTCGTCCGTTTTGACGGCGATACCGATGCGCTCGCCGCACTGCTGTATACCTCGGGGACCACCGGGCGCTCGAAGGGCGCGATGCTGACGCGCGCGAACCTGGCATCGAATGCCGCAGCGCTGGTGGATGCATGGCGCTTTACCTCGTCGGACGTGTTGCTGCACGCATTGCCGATCTTCCATGCGCACGGGCTTTTCATCGCCGCCAACACCATGCTTGCATGCGGCGGATCGATGCTGTTCCTGGAGAAATTCGATGCCGACGAAGTCATGCGCCTATTGCCTCTAGCGACCGCGATGATGGGCATTCCCACCTTTTACACACGACTGCTCAAGCACACGGGGCTAACGCGCGAGGCTACCGCTCACATGCGCCTGTTCGTGTCGGGTTCGGCACCGCTGCTGGCGGACACGTACCGGGAGTTCGAAGCCCGTACCGGTCATGCGATCCTGGAACGCTATGCAACGACAGAAACTCTGGTCAACACCTCGAATCCATACGACGGTCCGCGTTTGCCCGGTGCGGTCGGCACGGCTCTGCCCGGAACCGAGATACGCATCACCGCCACCGAAAATCCTGCATTGCTGAACGGGCCCGACAGTGTCGGCATGATCGAGGTCCGTGGTCCGAATGTGTTCAAGGGATACTGGAAGATGCTGGAAAAAACCAGGGAAGAGTTCCGCGAAGACAACTTCTTTATCACCGGAGATCTTGGCAAGATCGACCAGCGCGGCTATGTACACATCGTCGGCCGGGACAAAGACTTGATCATTACCGGCGGCTACAACGTGTATCCGAAGGAAGTTGAAGGCGAGCTCGATGCTTTGCAGGGCGTGGTCGAGAGCGCGGTGTTCGGCCTGCCGCACAAGGACTTCGGCGAAGGCGTAACGGCGGTCGTGGTGATGGCCGAGAATGCGCCGGTCGACGAAGTCGGCATGCTCAAGGCGATGGAGGGACGGCTGGCCAAGTACAAATTACCCAAGCGCGTGCTGATCGTGCCCGAGCTGCCGCGCAATACGATGGGCAAGGTGCAGAAAAATGTGTTGCGCGACCTCTACGCCGATCTGTACAACTAG
- a CDS encoding TRAP transporter large permease — translation MSPLVLGTLYGVVTLVVMCSGMPIAFALGVVATSFMYFFMPASSLDTVTQNVYEEIASITLLSIPLFILKGAAIGKSPAGKDLYSAIHAWLNRVPGGLGIANVFACALFAAMAGSSPATCSAIGSAGIPEMRRRGYSPGFAAGIIAAGGTLGILLPPSITMILYAVAAEQSLGRLFLAGIGPGVLLVTLFAGYAVYRARKEYRIAYDIYQNGGAKSSYLDDERFSFAQKVEMLPRVLPFLVLLIGVMIALYGGLATPSETAGLGALLAIVLIAIVYGIWKPKDLVPFLSSTVKESGMLLLIIGMSLLYSYVMSYLHISQSAAQWVVDLHLSKWLLLAVILMLVMALGFFLPPVSIILMTAPIILPPLREAGFDLIWFGVVMTVVMEMGLIHPPVGLNIFVIKNIAPDIPLGDVVKGTLPFLALMFVAILLLCVFPGIATALPDMLMGAK, via the coding sequence ATGAGCCCACTCGTATTAGGTACCCTCTATGGCGTCGTGACGCTGGTTGTGATGTGTTCCGGCATGCCGATCGCGTTTGCGCTCGGCGTCGTGGCGACCAGTTTCATGTATTTTTTCATGCCTGCCTCTTCGCTCGATACCGTGACGCAAAACGTGTACGAAGAAATCGCGTCGATTACCCTGTTGTCGATTCCGCTGTTCATATTGAAGGGGGCTGCAATCGGAAAGTCACCGGCCGGCAAGGACTTGTATTCCGCAATCCACGCCTGGCTCAACCGCGTACCCGGCGGCCTGGGCATTGCCAATGTATTCGCCTGTGCGCTGTTTGCGGCCATGGCGGGTTCCTCGCCGGCGACCTGTTCGGCGATCGGTTCGGCCGGCATCCCGGAGATGCGCCGACGCGGATATTCGCCGGGCTTTGCGGCCGGGATCATCGCAGCCGGCGGCACGCTCGGGATTTTGCTGCCGCCGTCGATCACGATGATCCTGTATGCAGTCGCCGCCGAGCAGTCGCTAGGCCGTCTGTTCCTGGCCGGCATCGGGCCAGGCGTGTTGCTGGTGACCCTGTTCGCCGGCTATGCGGTGTACCGTGCCCGCAAGGAATACCGCATCGCCTACGACATCTATCAAAACGGCGGCGCCAAATCGTCGTACCTGGACGACGAACGTTTTAGCTTTGCGCAGAAGGTCGAGATGCTGCCGCGCGTGCTGCCTTTCCTTGTGTTGCTGATCGGCGTGATGATCGCGCTGTACGGCGGCCTGGCAACGCCGTCCGAAACCGCGGGTCTGGGCGCCTTGCTTGCGATCGTACTGATCGCCATCGTCTACGGAATCTGGAAACCGAAGGATCTGGTGCCGTTCCTGAGTTCGACCGTCAAGGAGTCGGGCATGCTGCTGCTCATCATCGGCATGTCGCTGCTGTATTCGTATGTGATGAGCTATCTGCACATCAGTCAGTCCGCGGCGCAATGGGTGGTCGACCTGCACCTGTCGAAATGGCTGTTGCTGGCGGTGATACTGATGCTGGTGATGGCGCTGGGATTTTTTCTGCCGCCAGTGTCGATCATTCTGATGACCGCGCCCATCATCCTGCCGCCATTGCGCGAAGCCGGCTTTGACCTGATCTGGTTCGGGGTGGTAATGACAGTGGTGATGGAAATGGGTCTGATTCACCCCCCGGTCGGCCTGAATATCTTTGTCATCAAGAATATTGCGCCGGATATCCCGCTGGGAGATGTGGTCAAGGGCACCCTGCCATTCCTTGCGTTGATGTTTGTCGCGATCCTGTTGCTATGCGTGTTCCCTGGAATTGCAACGGCGCTGCCAGACATGTTAATGGGAGCTAAATGA
- a CDS encoding TRAP transporter small permease produces the protein MSHGFEMKPQAAIAVPGNSMLAAFAAALNQFNKAALFLSMAALILTSAILTYSVVARYFFHVPTDWQDEASVFVLVGVIFLCAAYVQSLRGHIGIEALASILPARVNKIRLFVVDLVSLLFCTFFSWKSWTLLHEAWVEGQTTSSTFAPPLWIPYSMLALGMTMLTLQLLVQVLTHINGNKEAV, from the coding sequence ATGAGCCACGGCTTTGAAATGAAACCGCAGGCCGCGATCGCGGTACCGGGCAATTCGATGCTGGCGGCCTTCGCTGCAGCGCTCAATCAATTCAATAAGGCAGCACTGTTCCTGTCGATGGCGGCGCTGATTCTCACTTCAGCGATTCTGACCTATTCGGTGGTGGCGCGTTATTTCTTCCACGTCCCGACCGATTGGCAAGATGAAGCTTCGGTGTTCGTGCTGGTGGGGGTGATTTTTCTGTGCGCGGCGTATGTGCAATCGCTTCGTGGCCATATCGGAATCGAAGCGCTGGCCTCGATCCTGCCGGCCCGTGTCAACAAGATCCGTCTGTTCGTGGTGGATCTGGTGTCGCTGTTGTTCTGCACCTTCTTTTCCTGGAAGTCCTGGACCCTGCTTCATGAGGCCTGGGTCGAAGGACAAACCACTTCGTCGACGTTCGCCCCGCCGCTGTGGATTCCCTATTCGATGCTGGCGCTTGGCATGACCATGCTGACGCTGCAATTGCTGGTGCAAGTGCTGACCCATATTAACGGTAACAAGGAGGCCGTATGA